In the Limanda limanda chromosome 15, fLimLim1.1, whole genome shotgun sequence genome, CGAGGAGCTGAAGGTTCACTTCCTGATggagaaagagcagcagcagaaagagaggCTTCTCAAAGACTACCTGTTCCTGATAGAGATCCCGGTCATAGGCTTGGGCTACGATGTTTTACGGATCGTCAACGCTGCAAGGTACGTAAAGCCTGTAAACTCTGTAAGAGAATAATGTCCCAGATGTAGGCCATAATGTCAAAAGCTTCAAGAGCTTTATGttgttaatatatttatatgataaTAATGAAGAACCACTTTGtatgtctctgtctgaaggCTGGACGAGGGCAATCTTCCTGAAGACATGAACCTGATGGAGGACTACCTGCAGCTCGTCAACCACGAGTACCAGCGCTGGCAGGAGGACAAGGAGCAGGCGTGGGCGGCCCAGCCACAGCGCCCACCCCCCTTCTCCGTCTCCCAGCTCTCCCTCATCGAAATCCGCTGTGCCACACCACGATGCACCTTCTACGTCTCTGTTGACACGCAGCCTCATTGCCACGAATGCTTTGAGAAGCAACAGGCCACCCCCGGGGGAGGAGTTAGGATAGAAGGGGTGATACAGACCAAGGGAGGAGGGGTACAAGGTGGGGTTGGTGTGATGGTGGGATCAGAGGCCGAGGTGAACTCTAGAGGAGCTCGAAGCAGCAGCCCTCTGTCCGCCTCGTCTGGAAGAGGGGTGGTGGTCTCCAGCCCTCGCTCAGCACCACCTACCGCCCCCAGCCTCAGCCTGTACAGTGAAACTCATGCCATGAAGTGCAAGACACCCGGCTGCCTCTTCACTCTTAGCGTAGAGCATGATGGACTTTGTGAACGCTGCTTCAACTCCAGACAGAGCCAAGGAGCCCCTGGAGCTGGAACGGCTGCCACAGGACTCCCAGGCCCCAACGGGGGGCCTACAGTTCCCCACCCAGCCCAGGGCTCCGGCTGGACCCAGTGGGGGGGctctgagacagagacagagcgcTGCAGCATGTGTAGACAGGAGGCGTTCAGGATATTCAATGGCCTGTGTCCACCCTGCATGCAGAGACAGCAGGCTCCAGAGAGGGGAGAGCCTCAGCAGAGCAACCCCACAACTGAGGCCTCGTCTTCAGCTTGGAGCCAGGCCAGGGACGCTGAGCGGCCGTGCCTCACCatcacaccaggacacacctcAGCCTGGCAGGCCCCTCTCGCACGGCCTTGTAAAAGATCTGGTTGCCAGTTCTTTGGGACGCCAGAGAGGTTGGGTTTCTGCACTATTTGCTACGTGGACTATCAGACCAACCACCGTAAGTACTGAAATCAAGTTAAGGgttttcaaaaaataaactgtattgTTAATGAAAGTCTGCCAATTTGTTTATGTAATTTTCGATTGgatttcctctttccttctttGCTTATATGGGCCACTctctgtttcagacatgacaCCTCCCGTTGCCCCGGCCCAGAGCAGGCATGGTTTGGAGGCAGGCTTCCAGAATGCCACCAGGTGTCGTGGGCCTGGGTGTGGTGCGGTTGGCAAGACAATGCTGGAGGGCTACTGCGACAAGTGCTACGTCAAAGAGCAAAGCACACGGCTCAACCAAGTGGCACATCGCACACCACACTCGCCTCCTCCTTTAGTCGTGGTAGGGGATCATCCACACAGCCCTGATGTATCGACTCTTCTtaatctttgtttgtgttttttgcttcTGTCGTTTTCTGTCATTCTCTCCTATTTTTTCAACTTTCGCAATTTTAGCTGATCCACAGATGCCAACTGACCCctcatctctttctctttgctccctcctct is a window encoding:
- the tnfaip3 gene encoding tumor necrosis factor alpha-induced protein 3, which codes for MSQGQNFLPKFLFVSNLLKAVKIRQRVPSDVVKPAASGGLMHHLRSMHRYTLEMIAMNHFPQAFREVVQAAILDRAMQASLEQEKKLNWCREVKKMVPLRTNGDGNCLLHAASQYMLGVQDTDLVLRKALHGVLKETDTGGFRARFQAELLQSQEFTQTGLRYTTMNWEEEWEKIVKMASPISSSNGLQFDSLEDIHIFVLSNILRRPIIVIADQVVRSMKSGSSISPLNVGGIYLPLHWPPTECYKYPIVLGYDSQHFAPLITIKDSGPEIRAVPLINPGRGDFEELKVHFLMEKEQQQKERLLKDYLFLIEIPVIGLGYDVLRIVNAARLDEGNLPEDMNLMEDYLQLVNHEYQRWQEDKEQAWAAQPQRPPPFSVSQLSLIEIRCATPRCTFYVSVDTQPHCHECFEKQQATPGGGVRIEGVIQTKGGGVQGGVGVMVGSEAEVNSRGARSSSPLSASSGRGVVVSSPRSAPPTAPSLSLYSETHAMKCKTPGCLFTLSVEHDGLCERCFNSRQSQGAPGAGTAATGLPGPNGGPTVPHPAQGSGWTQWGGSETETERCSMCRQEAFRIFNGLCPPCMQRQQAPERGEPQQSNPTTEASSSAWSQARDAERPCLTITPGHTSAWQAPLARPCKRSGCQFFGTPERLGFCTICYVDYQTNHHMTPPVAPAQSRHGLEAGFQNATRCRGPGCGAVGKTMLEGYCDKCYVKEQSTRLNQVAHRTPHSPPPLVVRDRAVKPRSSQQSQTQTQCRRSGCSNVSPGCTDLCPECHTRGQGREMGRRAQAPKEKSKQRCRTQGCDHYANQEKQGYCNECDHFKQVYRG